The Benincasa hispida cultivar B227 chromosome 11, ASM972705v1, whole genome shotgun sequence genome has a segment encoding these proteins:
- the LOC120089759 gene encoding pentatricopeptide repeat-containing protein At5g39980, chloroplastic: MGFSSIQLQSTSSFSSPILSFLIETGNYPKIRFNNIKPKPRTRIPILRASSSSTFKDIWRRKIPSEKSTTTPFPLKYQRSVRRQRESSHLDHSVDMDELLASIGETKNEQELYSVLSPYKGRQLSMRFMVSILSRESDWQRSLAILDWINEEALYTPSVFAYNVVLRNVLRAKQWELAHGLFDEMRQRALAADRYTYSTLITYFGKEGLFDAALSWLQKMEQDRVSGDLVLYSNLIELSRKLCDYSKAISIFSRLKRSGITPDIVAYNSMINVFGKAKLFREARFLLKEMRAMGVVPDTVSYSTLLSMFVENEKFLEALSVFSEMTEVNCPLDLTTCNIMIDVYGQLDMVKEADRLFWSMRKMGIEPNVVSYNTILRVYGEAELFGEAIHLFRLMQRKEIEQNVVTYNTMIKIYGLSLEHEKATNLVQEMQNRRIEPNAITYSTIISIWGKAGKLERAAMLFQKLRSSGTEIDQVLYQTMIVAYEKAGLVAHAKRLLHELKQPDNIPRKTAITILAKAGRIEEATWVFRQAFDAGELKDISVFGCMIDLFSRNRKHKNVVEVFEKMRSVGHFPDPNVIALVLNAYGKLRDFDKADAVYMEMQEEGCVFPDEVHFQMLSLYGARKDYKRLESLFERLDSDPNINKKELHLVVASTYERTNRFNDASRIMNRMNEMAISRT, encoded by the coding sequence ATGGGCTTCTCTTCAATTCAATTACAATCAACTTCATCCTTCTCTTCCCCCATCCTCTCGTTCCTAATCGAAACCGGAAATTACCCCAAAATTCGCTTCAACAATATCAAACCAAAGCCCAGAACTCGGATTCCAATCCTCAGAGCCTCATCTTCTTCAACATTCAAAGATATATGGAGAAGAAAAATCCCATCTGAAAAATCAACCACAACCCCATTTCCCCTAAAGTACCAACGCAGTGTGAGAAGGCAAAGAGAGTCCTCACATTTAGACCACAGCGTCGACATGGACGAGCTTCTAGCGTCAATTGGGGAAACGAAGAACGAGCAAGAGCTGTACTCGGTTCTGTCACCATACAAGGGGCGGCAGCTTTCAATGCGGTTCATGGTGTCGATTCTGTCGCGAGAATCAGATTGGCAAAGGTCGCTTGCGATTCTTGATTGGATCAACGAAGAAGCTCTTTACACTCCTTCGGTGTTCGCTTACAATGTTGTTCTACGAAATGTGTTGCGCGCTAAACAGTGGGAGCTTGCACATGGGCTGTTCGACGAAATGCGCCAAAGAGCTCTTGCAGCTGATAGGTATACTTATTCGACCCTTATCACTTATTTTGGCAAAGAGGGTTTGTTTGATGCTGCCCTTTCATGGCTACAAAAAATGGAGCAAGATCGTGTGTCTGGGGACCTTGTTTTGTATAGTAATTTGATTGAGCTTTCTCGTAAACTCTGTGATTATTCGAAGGctatttcaattttttcgaGATTGAAGAGATCTGGGATTACCCCAGATATTGTAGCCTATAACTCTATGATAAACGTGTTTGGAAAAGCTAAGCTTTTTAGAGAGGCTCGTTTTTTGTTGAAAGAGATGAGGGCTATGGGTGTTGTGCCTGATACTGTTAGCTACTCGACTTTGCTGAGTATGTTTGTTGAGAATGAAAAGTTTTTGGAGGCACTCTCTGTGTTTTCTGAGATGACAGAGGTCAACTGCCCGCTTGATCTTACAACTTGTAATATTATGATTGATGTTTATGGTCAGTTGGATATGGTGAAAGAAGCTGACCGGCTGTTTTGGAGCATGAGGAAAATGGGAATTGAACCCAATGTTGTGAGTTACAACACCATTTTGAGGGTTTATGGAGAGGCCGAGCTCTTCGGAGAAGCGATACATCTTTTCCGGTTGATGCAGAGGAAGGAGATCGAGCAAAACGTTGTGACATATAACACCATGATCAAGATATATGGGTTGTCTTTGGAGCATGAAAAAGCAACAAATCTCGTACAAGAGATGCAAAATAGAAGGATTGAACCGAATGCTATTACATACTCGACAATCATTTCGATATGGGGAAAAGCaggaaagttggagagagctgCAATGCTATTTCAGAAGCTGAGAAGCTCTGGCACTGAGATTGATCAGGTCCTTTACCAGACTATGATTGTGGCCTATGAGAAGGCAGGCTTGGTTGCTCATGCCAAGCGTTTGCTTCATGAGCTAAAGCAACCAGACAATATTCCAAGGAAGACAGCGATTACCATCCTCGCTAAAGCTGGTCGTATCGAAGAAGCCACTTGGGTTTTTCGTCAGGCGTTTGATGCTGGAGAGTTGAAGGATATATCTGTCTTTGGGTGTATGATTGATCTGTTTTCGAGGAACAGGAAGCACAAAAATGTTGTGGAGGTATTTGAGAAGATGAGAAGTGTGGGGCATTTCCCGGACCCTAATGTTATTGCTCTTGTCCTAAACGCTTATGGGAAGCTAAGGGATTTTGATAAGGCTGATGCTGTATATATGGAGATGCAAGAAGAGGGCTGTGTTTTTCCAGATGAAGTGCACTTCCAAATGCTCAGTCTCTACGGCGCAAGAAAGGATTACAAGAGATTAGAATCATTGTTCGAAAGGCTTGACTCCGATCCCAATATCAATAAGAAGGAATTGCATCTAGTCGTTGCTAGTACTTATGAAAGAACTAATAGATTTAACGATGCGTCTCGGATTATGAACAGGATGAACGAAATGGCGATTTCAAGAACATGA